AGCGCGTCACGCTGGGTCTTGAGCTGGGGCAGTTCCTTCTGCAGTTGGGAGTTCGCTTCGCGCACCATGGCCTCGACCATATCTTCCTGGGTGCCTAACATTTTAATGTGGTCAATAATGACTTGCTCGACTTCGCTTGCGGGCATCTTGAATTTGCAATGTTTGCAGTGATAGTAAAAATATTTATTTCCCTGATGGCCTGTTCCGCAGGTTCCTTCCATGGGCTTGTCGCATTTCGCACAGACAAGCAGTCCGCTATTCAAAATATAGGTGTGTTTAAATTCCGTAGTGCCATTGTGCTTTGTCGCGGCGTTTACGGATAGGAGATGTTGGACTTTGGTGAAGGTGTCTTCATCAACAAGCGGGTCCCAGACAGCCGGGACATGGCGGTATCGGTAATTCTCCGCGAGCTTTGCCTGATCCTGAGTTTTTAGATTCTTATTAATTTCCTTTTTTCCGATATAGGCAAGATTTGTGAGTAAGGTCTTTGTCGATGTTCTTCCGAATTTTTGCGGGGAGCGAATTTTACCGCGCCGAGACGTGTATCCTTTGGTTCTGAATCCGTTGGCGTTAAGTGCCTTGCCGGTTTCGACCAGCGATCCGCATTCGAGGTACTTCTTAAAGGCGAATTGGATCGTGGCTTTTTCCTGTTCGTTGATTGTTAGGTATCCTTTTCGTTTTTCATCGAGGTCAAACCCCAAAAGATGACCGCCGTTCCAGAGGCCGCGCTCTGCCCGGGCGATGGTGGCATCGCGGTTTCGTTCGGAGGTTTGCGTCCGTTCAAACTCGGCCAAGGCCATCATGATCGTGATGAAGAGCTTGCCTTGCGAGGATGTGGTGTCGTAGTTTTGTTTTAGACAGACGAACTCGACGTTGTATTTGGTCAGGACCTCGAAGAAATTCAGAAAGTCTTTAACCGACCGGCTGATGCGGTCAAGCGCGGTGCAAATGACCGTGTTCACCTTGCCGGATTCCATGTCGGCGAATAGCTGGGCGAATTCCGGGCTTCGGATAGAATCCTTGCCGGATACGCCTTTAAGGATATAGCGGCCAGCCTCAACCCAATGCTCGTCGCAGGCGGTGTTCTTGTATTCAACGTGCGCCTGCAGGCGTTGGAGCTGGTTCGTGAGTGATCCTTCGGGGTTTCGGGCTTGTTTGTCCGTACTGACCCTAATCACAAATCCGCATCGTTTATTTGTCTCTGCCATAGCGACCCAACCCTATCACAACCCCCGCACAAGCCAAGCTGAATCAACCCTTTAATCGGTAGTTTCACGATTGATGATTTCCCGGGCCTTATCCATGGCCTCGCGGACCTTTTCTTTGCGCTTGGGGTCTATCCGGAGCACGCCTTCCTTTTTAAGATAGGCATAAACGCCTCCCGCAAGGATCTTGGCGACCTTCTTCATGCGTTCGGCCTCATCCGGCGTCTCGATATATTCGACCGTTACTTTTAAGTTTCTTTTTTCTTCCATAGTCAGTACATACAACTTTTTTCCGCGAAGCGTCTCAGGCGATATTAAGAAAATTCCCCAAGGCGTATATTCCCCAAAAATGCCAAAAGTGTCGGAAAAATCTTTCCTCCAAGGCGTATATACCGGATTTTTTTGAAAAGTGTCCCTGCCTAAGTGCGTATATACGATGTTTTTCTTCAAATTGTTGCAGGCAAAATAAAAATAATTCCGACACTTTCACGAAAAAATCGGAATGTACGTGATGGAGAAAAAAGTTCCGACACTTTTAGGAAAAAAGGGGTATGTACGCTTGGGGACAATGTATTTTCAAAAAGCCTGCAACACTTTGAGATTTTTTTACGTATATACGCGGTAGTGGGTGCAACACTTTGGCAAAAAAGGTTGTATATACCCCTTGGGAACGGCGAATAAAGGAGAAGGAAAACATGAGAGAACAGCATTTTGAGGCCGGGAATCTGTATCTGGCCACCTACCTGCTCTTTTGCGGCTTCACCATGAAGGGCCTTAAAGGCGATGGGAAGCTGAAAAAGATCCTTTTCGACCATTCCCCTGAGATTACCAAGGCTTGCGAGGATTTTTACGCGGATTCAGACGCGAGACGCCTCTTTGACTGTTATCGAAGAGCTAAAGATTACCTATTTCAAAACGGAGTGTGAAATGAGTGCCGAGAGAAGAGAAGAAAAGAAATGGTTT
This portion of the Candidatus Omnitrophota bacterium genome encodes:
- a CDS encoding recombinase family protein, with amino-acid sequence MAETNKRCGFVIRVSTDKQARNPEGSLTNQLQRLQAHVEYKNTACDEHWVEAGRYILKGVSGKDSIRSPEFAQLFADMESGKVNTVICTALDRISRSVKDFLNFFEVLTKYNVEFVCLKQNYDTTSSQGKLFITIMMALAEFERTQTSERNRDATIARAERGLWNGGHLLGFDLDEKRKGYLTINEQEKATIQFAFKKYLECGSLVETGKALNANGFRTKGYTSRRGKIRSPQKFGRTSTKTLLTNLAYIGKKEINKNLKTQDQAKLAENYRYRHVPAVWDPLVDEDTFTKVQHLLSVNAATKHNGTTEFKHTYILNSGLLVCAKCDKPMEGTCGTGHQGNKYFYYHCKHCKFKMPASEVEQVIIDHIKMLGTQEDMVEAMVREANSQLQKELPQLKTQRDALQRKIETTKSQADGIMVKWTNMATDDNSIFLREKLDELAKQRKEAETGFTAIDIQIKDIQRDAIRKEDVLMAVDKFNSLFDTLHPYQKKEIFKLLLKKAVLGPEGIKIALFGKYPQIGLFDTTAPDGAIRCQTSIWLPLEDSNLGPGGYA
- a CDS encoding DUF5659 domain-containing protein, which translates into the protein MREQHFEAGNLYLATYLLFCGFTMKGLKGDGKLKKILFDHSPEITKACEDFYADSDARRLFDCYRRAKDYLFQNGV